A DNA window from Mastomys coucha isolate ucsf_1 unplaced genomic scaffold, UCSF_Mcou_1 pScaffold21, whole genome shotgun sequence contains the following coding sequences:
- the Pprc1 gene encoding peroxisome proliferator-activated receptor gamma coactivator-related protein 1 isoform X7, translating to MRPCWRPCRATWMLPLSPSLRILSPFDSIPDSELLVSPRESSSLHKLLNLSRTPPERDLITPIDPLGPSTGSSRVTGVEMSLADSPWDFSPPPFLETSSPKLPSWRPSRPRPRWGQSPPPQQRSDGEEEEEVAGFSGQMLAGELDSSVNILDFPMHLACPEEEGTSEAADVAVSAPADESISSLSELVRAMHPYCLPNLTHLASLEDELQEQADDLPLPDGCVVLEIVGQAATAGDDLEIPVVVRQIPSGSHSVLLDESAGTSPALQLVMPTMESGTEAAVPQVAPCPDQELSLNSACLSEPREVMESLAPTEPQNLPASASQSSQRAPRRGRKKKNKKQPAACVEGCTRRLRSSSRVQSTVATEVNSQAGSSQKPPQEELQREAVAPQSRGKPRAWARAWAAALEKTGSENLERSPGQDSPAEEDALHLCPKLVETSQANPTLSLNDCAQADSLPVDSVEGDSSVVGNAVPVDQASSSAELAGSLPVGPVLADKTGTEPAVALPTSENMSAAAAILANTVAVDPIPEDLAPVDPVLVKCRPTDPRRAAAAAAAAAAAAPAQGSHPSLQSADHPKVTPEVKDVVGPLKVEGTTSATSQEARPRPLSLSEYRQRRQQRQAEAGDRSSQPPAGKWPSLPETPKGLADIPCLVPSAPAKKTAAQRSPTAVPETCFVSVGSNPASPTPEPSASKLKVSTHSEQQVSSHEVPLPFGPPPPTLQSVSPAGPIPSTVPTPLPCPPSIPPLLSLPSSGHGVPNLPPPPLQPPGLPVSMRQMPPDPYTQYAPVPPWPCYPSMTPSGYSCLPPPSPMPVVSGTPGTYAVPPTCNVPWVPPPAPVSPYSSSCAYGSLGWGPGLQQPPFWSTVSPPPLSSVSTGRAVPPSSVEPSSNPAGPPEDMLPVPVTPSLSSGPASPISPSVEPTKLEAQPVPASPQPKHKVSTSVQSPQIKAPPTLSAEGVVFEESVSERLKPETPENRPREKPISTAIKSVPIPKQSTVAKLPAVHPARLRKLSFLPSPRAQGPEDVVQAFISEIGIEASDLSSLLEQFEKSEAKKECPLSAFADSVAVGNSGSIDTPQEKKPLDRLQAPELANVAGLTPPATPPHQLWKPLAAVSLLAKAKSPKSTEGTLKPEGITEAKPPATSCLQEGVRGPSPVHVGSGDHDYCVRSRTPPKKMPALVISEVGSRWNVKRHQDITIKPVLSLGSATPPLPCTTTSQEPLDHRTSIEQADLSAPCFAPSTLLSPEASPCRNEMNARTPSETPDKQRSMRCYRKACRSVSPPSRGWQGRRGRSSRSVSSGSSRSSEASSSSSVSSSSRSRSRSLSPPNKRWRRSSCSSSGRSRRCSSSSSSSSSSSSSSSSSRSRSPSVSPCRRSDRRRRSYRANDHYQRQRVLQKERAIEERRVVFIGKIPGRMTRSELKQRFSVFGEIEECTIHFRVQGDNYGFVTYRYAEEAFAAIESGHKLRQADEQPFDLCFGGRRQFCKRSYSDLDSNREDFDPAPVKSKFDSLDFDTLLKQAQKNLRR from the exons ATGAGACCCTGCTGGAGACCATGCAGAGCTACATGGATGCTTCCCTTATCTCCCTCATTGAGGAT CCTGTCCCCTTTTGATTCCATTCCTGATTCAGAGCTTCTTGTGTCTCCTCGGGAGAGCTCCTCT cTTCACAAACTGCTCAATCTTTCTCGGACACCCCCAGAACGTGACCTCATCACTCCAATTGACCCTTTGGGGCCCAGCACAGGAAGTAGTCGGGTGACTGGG GTTGAGATGTCCCTTGCAGATTCTCCGTGGGACTTCTCTCCGCCTCCTTTCTTGGAAACTTCTTCCCCTAAGCTGCCTAGCTGGAGACCCTCAAGACCAAGACCTCGATGGGGTCAGTCCCCTCCTCCCCAGCAGCGCAgtgatggggaagaggaggaggaggttgccGGCTTCAGTGGTCAGATGCTTGCTGGTGAACTCGACAGCTCGGTGAACATATTGGACTTCCCTATGCACCTGGCATGCCCTGAGGAAGAAGGCACATCCGAAGCAGCCGACGTGGCAGTGTCAGCCCCTGCGGACGAGAGCATCTCCTCCTTGAGCGAGCTGGTACGGGCCATGCATCCGTATTGCTTGCCCAACCTCACCCACTTGGCATCGCTTGAGGATGAGCTTCAGGAACAGGCTGATGACTTGCCACTGCCTGACGgctgtgtggtgctggagattgtGGGCCAGGCAGCCACAGCTGGTGATGACCTGGAGATCCCAGTCGTGGTTCGACAGATTCCTTCTGGATCCCACTCTGTGCTCCTGGATGAGTCTGCAGGAACCAGTCCTGCCTTGCAGCTAGTCATGCCCACCATGGAGTCTGGGACAGAAGCCGCTGTACCTCAAGTTGCTCCTTGCCCCGATCAAGAACTATCACTGAACTCTGCCTGCTTATCGGAGCCCAGGGAAGTCATGGAGTCATTGGCCCCCACGGAACCTCAGAACCTGCCTGCCAGTGCAAGCCAGAGTTCTCAGAGGGCTCCCAGAAGGGGCcggaagaagaagaacaaaaagcagCCAGCAGCCTGTGTGGAAGGCTGTACCAGGAGGCTGCGATCATCTTCTCGAGTACAGTCTACTGTGGCTACAGAGGTGAACTCTCAGGCAGGCAGCTCACAGAAACCGCCTCAGGAAGAGCTTCAGAGAGAGGCTGTAGCCCCTCAGAGCAGAGGGAAGCCACGGGCGTGGGCTCGGGCATGGGCAGCAGCCTTGGAGAAGACTGGGTCTGAGAACTTAGAGAGAAGTCCAGGACAGGACAGTCCTGCTGAAGAAGATGCTCTACATCTCTGTCCTAAGCTGGTTGAGACTAGTCAAGCCAATCCTACTCTCTCATTAAATGACTGTGCTCAAGCCGACTCCTTGCCAGTTGACTCTGTTGAAGGTGATTCCTCTGTAGTGGGCAATGCCGTACCTGTTGACCAGGCTTCCTCTAGTGCAGAGCTGGCTGGTTCTCTTCCAGTAGGcccagtgctggctgacaagacaGGAACTGAGCCTGCAGTGGCTCTGCCCACTTCAGAGAACATGTCTGCAGCTGCTGCTATCCTAGCTAACACAGTGGCAGTTGACcctattccagaggacctggctccAGTAGATCCTGTGCTAGTTAAGTGCAGACCCACTGATCCCAGGcgcgcagcagcagcagcagcagcagcagcagcagcagctccagctCAGGGGAGTCATCCTTCCCTACAGTCTGCAGACCATCCTAAGGTCACCCCTGAGGTCAAGGATGTTGTAGGTCCTCTGAAGGTGGAAGGTACTACCAGTGCTACGAGCCAGGAAGCCAGACCTCGGCCTCTCAGCCTATCTGAGTACCGTCAGCGAAGGCAGCAgcggcaggcagaggcaggagacaggagtTCTCAGCCCCCAGCTGGCAAGTGGCCTagtctcccagagacccccaaaGGGCTGGCAGATATCCCTTGTCTTGTTCCATCAGCCCCAGCCAAGAAGACAGCCGCACAGAGAAGCCCTACAGCTGTAccagagacttgttttgtgtctgtggGTTCTAATCCTGCTTCCCCTACTCCTGAGCCATCTGCAAGCAAACTTAAGGTTTCAACTCACTCCGAACAACAGGTGTCATCTCATGAGGTGCCACTTCCATTCGGGCCACCCCCTCCTACTTTGCAGTCTGTGTCTCCTGCTGGACCCATCCCTTCCACAGTACCCACTCCTTTGCCTTGCCCTCCGAGCATacctcctctgctctctcttccttcaaGTGGCCATGGAGTCCCCAACCTGCCCCCGCCTCCCTTGCAACCTCCTGGACTTCCAGTATCAATGAGACAAATGCCACCTGACCCCTATACTCAGTATGCCCCTGTGCCACCCTGGCCTTGTTACCCCTCTATGACCCCTTCTGGCTATTCTTGTCTGCCCCCACCATCACCAATGCCCGTAGTGTCTGGTACTCCTGGTACCTATGCTGTACCCCCAACTTGCAATGTGCCTTGGGTACCCCCTCCTGCACCAGTTTCACCTTACAGCTCCAGCTGTGCCTATGGATCCCTTGGATGGGGCCCAGGGCTGCAACAGCCTCCCTTTTGGTCTACTGTTTCTCCACCTCCATTGTCTTCAGTCTCTACTGGAAGAGCTGTTCCCCCATCCAGTGTGGAACCCAGTAGTAATCCAGCTGGTCCTCCTGAAGATATGCTTCCTGTGCCAGTGACTCCTTCCctaagttctgggccagccagtccCATATCTCCATCAGTAGAACCTACAAAGCTGGAGGCTCAGCCAGTGCCTGCATCTCCCCAACCGAAACACAAAGTGTCCACTTCGGTACAGAGTCCCCAGATCAAGGCTCCACCGACTCTGTCTGCTGAGGGTGTAGTTTTTGAGGAGTCTGTGTCAGAGAGGCTAAAGCCCGAGACCCCGGAGAACAGACCAAGGGAGAAGCCCATCTCTACGGCTATCAAGTCTGTTCCCATACCAAAGCAGAGCACTGTGGCAAAGCTGCCTGCTGTCCATCCAGCCCGTCTAAGGAAGTTGTCCTTCCTGCCCAGCCCACGTGCTCAGGGTCCTGAGGATGTGGTGCAGGCGTTCATCAGTGAGATTG GGATTGAAGCATCAGACCTGTCGAGTCTATTGGAGCAGTTTGAGAAATCAGAAG CCAAAAAGGAGTGCCCTCTCTCGGCTTTTGCTGATAGCGTGGCTGTAGGAAACTCAGG CAGCATTGACACTCCCCAGGAGAAGAAACCCCTAGACCGGTTACAAGCCCCAGAACTGGCCAACGTGGCAG gGCTCACCCCTCCAGCTACCCCTCCCCACCAGTTATGGAAACCCCTGGCTGCTGTCTCACTGTTGGCCAAAGCCAAATCTCCTAAGTCTACAGAGGGAACCCTGAAGCCTGAAGGAATTACAGAGGCCAAACCTCCAGCTACATCCTGCCTCCAAGAAGGGGTCCGTGGCCCCAGTCCAgtccatgtgggctctggggaccaTGATTATTGTGTCCGAAGCAGGACACCCCCAAAAAAGATGCCTGCCCTAGTCATTTCGGAGGTGGGATCCCGATGGAATGTCAAGCGCCATCAGGACATCACCATCAAACCTGTTTTGTCATTGGGCTCAGCTACTCCCCCACTCCCATGCACAACTACTTCCCAGGAGCCACTTGATCACAGGACTAGCATTGAGCAGGCAGATCTTTCAGCGCCTTGTTTTGCCCCATCCACCTTGCTTTCTCCTGAGGCCTCACCCTGCCGGAATGAAATGAACGCTAGGACTCCCTCTGAGACCCCAGATAAGCAGCGGTCAATGCGCTGTTACCGAAAAGCCTGCAGATCAGTCAGCCCCCCAAGTCGGGGATGGCAAGGCCGCCGTGGCCGCAGCAGCCGTTCTGTCAGCTCTGGGTCCAGCCGGAGCAGTGAAGCGTCCTCGTCCTCATCGGTGTCTTCCTCATCCCGGTCCAGGTCCCGGTCCCTGTCCCCCCCCAACAAGAGGTGGAGAAG GTCCAGCTGCAGTTCCTCTGGACGGTCCAGAAGGTGttcgtcctcttcctcttcttcctcctcctcctcctcctcatcatccaGTTCTAGAAGTCGGTCTCCCTCTGTGTCCCCTTGCAGGAGAAGTGACCGGAGGCGACG CTCTTACCGTGCCAATGACCATTACCAAAGGCAGAGAGTGCTGCAGAAGGAGCGTGCAATA GAAGAGAGAAGGGTGGTCTTCATTGGGAAAATACCTGGCCGAATGACTCGGtcagagctgaagcagaggtTCTCTGTTTTTGGAGAAATTGAGGAGTGTACCATTCATTTTCGTGTCCAAGG TGACAACTATGGCTTCGTCACTTACCGTTACGCTGAAGAGGCATTTGCAGCCATTGAGAGTGGCCACAAGTTGCGGCAGGCAGATGAGCAGCCCTTTGATCTCTGCTTTGGGGGCCGAAGGCAGTTCTGCAAGAGGAGTTACTCTGATCTTG ACTCCAATCGGGAAGACTTTGATCCTGCTCCTGTAAAGAGCAAATTCGATTCACTTGACTTTGATACATTGTTGAAACAGGCCCAGAAGAACCTACGGAGGTAA